In a single window of the Drosophila miranda strain MSH22 chromosome XL, D.miranda_PacBio2.1, whole genome shotgun sequence genome:
- the LOC108153220 gene encoding probable Ras GTPase-activating protein isoform X5 has product MGRRTYLSRGSALAYPSRVEGWLDVCETEGELTRLIKTLPWGPLYCVLQQDDQSFTAYCSEEISIFPATPKKELGDVCYEDAPRVRLDRVRRPAKALWDGPPTLAEENEDSDTCTGGMSGISDIVLNTTLYTDLDTSYEKACRRGSAPTTPILGSKQHQQQEHNATSRFTNFFTKKSNPLKRTKSVTKLERTKRGSGGLRGSRSHESLLSSHAVMSTIDLSCTGAVGVAPVHQSVLGRRHCFQVRGGPRGERYYSCGSRQERDLWIYSLRKSIAPNAEHTRRTDNSLKMWVYEAKNLPAKKKYFCELQLDKTLYGRTSVKLQTDLLFWGEHFDFPDIPEINVITVNVFREVDKKKKRDKYQFVGSVKIPVHEVTSRLPCEHWYPILSDKAGDSLGRHSGNGKEGNGSSGKDREKEQVPTLRIKCRFQSTDILPINVYGNFLAYLKDNYKRVCETLEPVIGVKAKEDIGQALVLLMHAQGLAGAFLTDVVALDLLRVGDQRLTFRGNSLATKSMEAFLKLTGEQYLQDTLSAPINELIHSERDCEVDPTKASGSSAGSLQRQQAALRAAVRNAWQCIYESHKHFPAQLRNCFATFRERLQQLGRQDMADNLISASIFLRFLCPAILSPSLFNITSELPSARATRNLTLVAKTLQTLANFTRFQGKENFMEFLNDFLEQEADRMQQFLEIISSRPEHPTPDSILDWAGYIDQGKQLSILHSLLSESLAKLPEARQHELDPLQHILDDITKAREQGNLGMALPGGYLPTSTHSIATSENQENRQPGTTAGGMGIGMAASSSSSSAGGGLAELLPQQTQLAQPQHAIVSKPLSAERGIMRGVLTPNSLEKNIFRYNDPTVNGILLQQQQQQQQQQQQQQQQQQQQHPMQLLSNSQSSIAGVGVGQQYGGGLQHAQSQSSMASSSLNGSSSNLLHSHTQQQQQQHLHHPSQHIHCPPGPQTSASSTMERMDRMERLGQTYQYVVNGSGHIHGHGHQNGNEYEGSHSQSPSSTTRSRTLPRNGNGSPGNGNANANANPNNNNQSGGSYDDMHDREFQIQISGLDTSSAFVRKSPTPMMKSTSAGGLGGVSAGGAGRMHQHKLNLGIPDHSGSGSGYPRQQQQQQQQQQQLQHQSNLHPNSNMPKNLEDLDDLLKYAEEHDVVEHHQHQPQHPQQGGHLKPMAGAAAAGPAPGNSSSNKEQLSAKSSHCSSGYQSISTNPSPSQSSSPVESQLKAAMNHPHHNAPLAFKNPSYQLQNGPQPRGGTTASIATPQQQQQQQQQQFGQRLKKPLGAGVVAARAAFLNSGGALDPATLTPSSSDEQLSAENYFSYAAAAAAGAGAGSTKMEAQRSLSGGSSSSTSASVSNLGGKGSAAAYGRLNGGGPLKREDVYGSAGGVSIGYAMSTPGHHQHPHAHPHHHQQLQQHQHQPQQQLQDQMKQQYPGSTAGSVGSSTSATQRRLSLDSARTLSDSSTDTEGHCSQLQEGKRRRQLRSSGGGGGGGASTTTESGLGKVYDQNGEIQLLQQKLDTLRHTLDRDEAELRDSSDELFLQRAAGSNGSNNLSLQSESTMRSIIDRLITMEEELRREQLKMSLALSHKQRVIEEQGQQIAALDAANSRLLSALTALRQRYETQQQAQQHQTPPPKNQKPQ; this is encoded by the exons aaACCGAAGGCGAACTGACACGGCTCATCAAGACCCTGCCCTGGGGCCCGCTCTACTGTGTCCTGCAACAGGATGACCAGAGCTTCACGGCCTACTGCAGCGAGGAGATATCG ATATTCCCGGCTACGCCCAAAAAGGAG CTGGGTGACGTCTGCTACGAGGATGCGCCACGTGTGCGCCTGGATCGGGTCCGACGTCCGGCAAAAGCTCTCTGGGACGGACCGCCCACATTGGCCGAGGAGAACGAGGACTCGGACACATGTACGGGCGGAATGAGTGGCATCAGTGACATTGTGCTCAATACGACCCTCTACACTGATCTAG ATACTTCCTATGAGAAGGCCTGTCGCCGGGGATCAGCGCCTACAACGCCCATTCTGGGCAGCaaacagcaccagcagcaggagcacaACGCCACGTCGCGTTTTACAAATTTCTTTACCAAAAA ATCCAATCCCTTGAAGCGCACCAAATCGGTGACGAAACTGGAGCGCACAAAGCGTGGATCGGGCGGATTGAGAGGCTCTCGTTCGCATGAGAGTCTGCTGTCGAGTCATGCGGTTATGTCCACGATTG ATCTCTCCTGCACTGGGGCTGTGGGCGTGGCACCCGTCCACCAGTCGGTGCTGGGACGCAGGCATTGCTTTCAGGTGCGCGGCGGACCGCGCGGCGAACGCTACTACTCGTGCGGATCGCGGCAGGAGCGTGACCTGTGGATCTACTCGCTGCGCAAGTCGATAGCCCCGAATGCGGAGCACACGCGGCGCACCGACAACTCCCTGAAGATGTGGGTGTACGAGGCGAAGAATCTGCCCGCCAAGAAGAAGTACTTTTGCGAGCTGCAGCTGGACAAGACCCTGTACGGGCGGACGAGCGTCAAGCTGCAGACGGACCTGTTGTTCTGGGGCGAGCACTTCGACTTCCCGGACATACCGGAGATCAATGTGATCACCGTGAACGTGTTCCGGGAGGTGgacaagaagaagaagcgGGACAAGTACCAGTTCGTGGGCTCCGTGAAGATACCCGTCCATGAGGTGACCTCACGGCTGCCCTGCGAGCACTGGTACCCGATACTCAGCGACAAGGCCGGCGATAGCCTGGGCCGGCACTCGGGCAACGGCAAGGAGGgcaacggcagcagcggcaaggACCGCGAGAAGGAGCAGGTGCCGACGCTGCGTATCAAGTGCCGTTTCCAGAGCACCGACATCCTGCCAATCAATGTGTACGGAAACTTTCTGGCCTATCTGAAGGATAATTATAAGCGCGTCTGCGAGACGCTCGAGCCGGTGATCGGGGTCAAGGCCAAGGAGGACATTGGCCAGGCCTTGGTCCTGCTGATGCACGCCCAGGGGCTGGCCGGGGCCTTTCTCACCGACGTGGTGGCCCTCGATCTGTTGCGCGTGGGGGATCAGCGGCTCACGTTCCGCGGCAATTCGCTGGCCACCAAGAGCATGGAGGCATTCCTGAAGCTAACGGGCGAGCAGTACCTGCAGGACACCCTCTCGGCGCCCATTAACGAGCTGATCCATTCGGAGCGCGACTGCGAAGTGGATCCCACAAAGGCGAGCGGCTCATCAGCGGGGTCCCTGCAGCGCCAGCAGGCGGCGCTGCGTGCCGCCGTGCGCAATGCCTGGCAATGCATCTACGAGTCGCACAAGCATTTCCCCGCCCAGCTGCGCAACTGCTTTGCCACGTTCCGCGAGCGTCTGCAGCAGCTGGGCCGCCAGGATATGGCCGATAACCTGATCTCGGCCAGCATTTTCCTGCGCTTCCTGTGCCCGGCCATACTGTCGCCGTCGCTGTTCAACATCACCAGCGAACTGCCGTCGGCGCGGGCCACCCGCAACCTGACGCTGGTCGCCAAGACCCTCCAGACGCTGGCCAACTTCACCCGCTTCCAGGGCAAGGAGAACTTCATGGAGTTTCTGAACGATTTCCTCGAACAGGAGGCCGATCGCATGCAGCAGTTCCTGGAGATAATCTCCTCGCGACCAGAGCACCCGACCCCCGACTCGATACTGGATTGGGCAGGGTACATCGACCAGGGCAAGCAGCTCTCGATCCTCCACAGTCTGCTCAGCGAGAGTCTGGCCAAGCTGCCGGAGGCCCGACAGCACGAGCTGGATCCCCTGCAGCACATCCTCGACGACATAACCAAAGCCCGAGAGCAGGGAAACCTCGGGATGGCCCTACCAGGCGGATATCTGCCCACATCCACGCACTCGATAGCCACCAGCGAGAACCAGGAGAACCGTCAGCCCGGCACCACGGCCGGCGGCATGGGAATAGGAATGgctgcctcctcctcctcctcgtcggcCGGGGGCGGTCTGGCCGAGCTGCTGCCACAGCAGACACAGCTGGCGCAGCCGCAGCATGCGATTGTGAGCAAACCCCTGTCCGCAGAGCGGGGCATTATGCGGGGTGTCCTGACACCCAATTCCCTGGAGAAGAATATCTTTCGCTATAACGATCCCACAGTCAATGGAATACTCctccaacaacagcaacaacagcagcagcagcaacaacagcagcaacagcagcagcagcagcagcatccgaTGCAGTTGCTCTCCAATTCGCAGAGCTCCATTgctggggtgggggtggggcaGCAGTACGGAGGAGGACTGCAGCATGCCCAATCACAGAGCTCGATGGCCTCATCATCGTTGAAtgggagcagcagcaacctGTTGCATTCGCatacgcagcagcagcagcagcagcacttgCATCATCCCTCGCAGCATATCCACTGCCCGCCCGGACCGCAGACGAGTGCCTCGAGCACAATGGAGCGTATGGATCGCATGGAACGTCTCGGGCAGACCTATCAGTATGTGGTTAATGGCTCTGGGCACATCCACGGCCACGGCCATCAGAATGGCAACGAGTACGAGGGAAGCCACAGTCAGAGTCCCTCATCCACCACCAGATCCAGGACACTGCCGCGCAATGGCAATGGTAGTCCCGGCAATGGCAATGCCAACGCCAATGCCAATccgaataataataatcagaGCGGGGGCAGCTATGATGATATGCATGACAGGGAGTTCCAGATCCAGATCTCAGGGCTCGACACAAGCAGCGCTTTTGTCCGCAAGTCACCCACGCCCATGATGAAGTCCACGAGCGCTGGGGGCCTGGGGGGTGTGTCAGCGGGGGGTGCGGGACGTATGCACCAGCATAAGCTGAATCTGGGGATACCGGATCACTCTGGATCGGGATCGGGCTACccgcgacagcagcagcagcaacaacagcagcagcagcagcttcaaCACCAGTCGAACCTCCATCCCAACTCGAATATGCCCAAGAATCTGGAGGATCTTGACGATCTCCTCAAGTATGCGGAAGAGCATGATGTGGTAGAGCATCACCAGCACCAGCCGCAGCATCCCCAGCAGGGAGGACACCTAAAGCCCAtggctggagcagcagcagcaggaccgGCTCCAGGGAACAGCTCTTCCAACAAGGAGCAACTGTCGGCGAAGAGCAGCCACTGCAGCTCAGGCTATCAGAGCATCTCCACCAATCCCTCGCCCTCGCAGTCCTCCAGCCCCGTGGAGAGTCAACTGAAGGCTGCAATGAATCACCCGCATCACAATGCGCCGCTGGCCTTCAAGAATCCCTCATATCAGCTGCAGAATGGACCTCAGCCCAGAGGAGGAACCACCGCATCCATAGCCACTcctcaacagcagcaacagcagcagcagcaacagtttgGCCAGCGCCTGAAGAAGCCTCTCGGTGCTGGGGTGGTAGCCGCCCGTGCCGCCTTCCTCAACAGCGGCGGGGCCTTGGACCCGGCCACCCTAACGCCCAGCTCCTCAGACGAACAGCTGTCGGCGGAGAACTACTTTAGCTATGCGGCGGCCGCGGCTGCCGGAGCAGGTGCTGGCTCCACCAAAATGGAGGCCCAGCGCTCCctcagcggcggcagcagctcctCGACATCGGCATCGGTCTCCAATCTGGGCGGCAAAGGGTCAGCCGCAGCTTACGGGCGACTCAACGGCGGGGGGCCACTGAAGCGCGAGGATGTTTATGGCAGTGCCGGGGGCGTGAGCATTGGCTATGCCATGTCCACACCCGGACACCATCAGCATCCGCATGCCCATCCGCACCACCAccaacagctgcagcagcaccagcaccagccgcagcagcagttgcaggATCAGATGAAGCAACAGTATCCTGGAAGCACGGCCGGTAGTGTGGGCTCCTCGACATCGGCGACCCAGCGACGTCTCAGCCTCGACTCAGCGCGCACGCTCTCCGACAGCAGCACGGACACAGAGG GACACTGCAGTCAACTGCAGGAGGGGAAGCGACGGCGTCAGTTGCGCAGCagcggcggaggcggaggaggaggggcGAGCACCACCACGGAATCGGGACTGGGAAAGGTCTACGATCAGAACGGCGAGATCCAGTTGCTGCAGCAGAAGCTGGACACGCTGCGGCATACCCTCGACAGGGACGAGGCAGAGCTGCGGGACTCCAGCGATGAGCTGTTTCTGCAACGGGCCGCCGGCAGCAATGGCAGCAACAATCTGAGCCTCCAGTCAGAGTCCACCATGCGCAGCATTATCGATCG ACTCATTACCATGGAGGAGGAGCTGCGTCGAGAGCAGCTAAAGATGTCGCTGGCGCTGTCCCACAAGCAGCGCGTCATCGAGGAACAGGGCCAGCAGATAGCGGCactggatgcggccaatagtCGACTCCTGAGCGCCCTCACCGCCCTGCGACAGCGATACGAGACCCAGCAGCAAGCGCAGCAGCACCAAACGCCACCACCAAAGAACCAGAAGCCACAGTGA
- the LOC108153220 gene encoding probable Ras GTPase-activating protein isoform X2 — MNCGALRTVNDGGGGGGGVTGGVVHMQQTTKMNSMPRSTVPLQQLQLQLQQQTQSQCHRAVAIEQQPPAAAGALRRSTIPRGRGLASCLRGERDDAPTPPIHEVHCDLQQLQMLQQQEQQQQLQDRCSVPASATTLEPATGRSEYKSKTLPRIHFDTALNDTSLNEDTSYEKACRRGSAPTTPILGSKQHQQQEHNATSRFTNFFTKKSNPLKRTKSVTKLERTKRGSGGLRGSRSHESLLSSHAVMSTIDLSCTGAVGVAPVHQSVLGRRHCFQVRGGPRGERYYSCGSRQERDLWIYSLRKSIAPNAEHTRRTDNSLKMWVYEAKNLPAKKKYFCELQLDKTLYGRTSVKLQTDLLFWGEHFDFPDIPEINVITVNVFREVDKKKKRDKYQFVGSVKIPVHEVTSRLPCEHWYPILSDKAGDSLGRHSGNGKEGNGSSGKDREKEQVPTLRIKCRFQSTDILPINVYGNFLAYLKDNYKRVCETLEPVIGVKAKEDIGQALVLLMHAQGLAGAFLTDVVALDLLRVGDQRLTFRGNSLATKSMEAFLKLTGEQYLQDTLSAPINELIHSERDCEVDPTKASGSSAGSLQRQQAALRAAVRNAWQCIYESHKHFPAQLRNCFATFRERLQQLGRQDMADNLISASIFLRFLCPAILSPSLFNITSELPSARATRNLTLVAKTLQTLANFTRFQGKENFMEFLNDFLEQEADRMQQFLEIISSRPEHPTPDSILDWAGYIDQGKQLSILHSLLSESLAKLPEARQHELDPLQHILDDITKAREQGNLGMALPGGYLPTSTHSIATSENQENRQPGTTAGGMGIGMAASSSSSSAGGGLAELLPQQTQLAQPQHAIVSKPLSAERGIMRGVLTPNSLEKNIFRYNDPTVNGILLQQQQQQQQQQQQQQQQQQQQHPMQLLSNSQSSIAGVGVGQQYGGGLQHAQSQSSMASSSLNGSSSNLLHSHTQQQQQQHLHHPSQHIHCPPGPQTSASSTMERMDRMERLGQTYQYVVNGSGHIHGHGHQNGNEYEGSHSQSPSSTTRSRTLPRNGNGSPGNGNANANANPNNNNQSGGSYDDMHDREFQIQISGLDTSSAFVRKSPTPMMKSTSAGGLGGVSAGGAGRMHQHKLNLGIPDHSGSGSGYPRQQQQQQQQQQQLQHQSNLHPNSNMPKNLEDLDDLLKYAEEHDVVEHHQHQPQHPQQGGHLKPMAGAAAAGPAPGNSSSNKEQLSAKSSHCSSGYQSISTNPSPSQSSSPVESQLKAAMNHPHHNAPLAFKNPSYQLQNGPQPRGGTTASIATPQQQQQQQQQQFGQRLKKPLGAGVVAARAAFLNSGGALDPATLTPSSSDEQLSAENYFSYAAAAAAGAGAGSTKMEAQRSLSGGSSSSTSASVSNLGGKGSAAAYGRLNGGGPLKREDVYGSAGGVSIGYAMSTPGHHQHPHAHPHHHQQLQQHQHQPQQQLQDQMKQQYPGSTAGSVGSSTSATQRRLSLDSARTLSDSSTDTEGHCSQLQEGKRRRQLRSSGGGGGGGASTTTESGLGKVYDQNGEIQLLQQKLDTLRHTLDRDEAELRDSSDELFLQRAAGSNGSNNLSLQSESTMRSIIDRLITMEEELRREQLKMSLALSHKQRVIEEQGQQIAALDAANSRLLSALTALRQRYETQQQAQQHQTPPPKNQKPQ, encoded by the exons ATGAACTGCGGTGCTTTGCGCACAGTCAACgatggaggaggaggcggaggcggagtgACCGGAGGAGTGGTGCATATGCAACAAACGACGAAAATGAACTCCATGCCACGCAGCACAGTCCCACTGcaacagctgcagctgcaactgcagcagcagacccAATCCCAGTGCCACCGGGCGGTGGCAATCGAGCAACAACCGCCAGCGGCGGCGGGTGCTCTCCGACGCAGCACAATCCCGCGGGGCCGTGGCCTGGCCTCCTGTTTGCGAGGCGAACGGGATGATGCACCCACACCGCCCATCCATGAAGTGCACTGTGATCTGCAGCAACTGCAGATGTTGCAAcaacaggagcagcagcagcagctacaggATCGCTGTTCCGTGCCAGCCAGTGCAACGACATTGGAGCCTGCTACGGGCAGGA GTGAGTACAAATCGAAGACACTGCCGCGTATACATTTCGATACGGCGCTAAACGATACATCCCTCAATGAAG ATACTTCCTATGAGAAGGCCTGTCGCCGGGGATCAGCGCCTACAACGCCCATTCTGGGCAGCaaacagcaccagcagcaggagcacaACGCCACGTCGCGTTTTACAAATTTCTTTACCAAAAA ATCCAATCCCTTGAAGCGCACCAAATCGGTGACGAAACTGGAGCGCACAAAGCGTGGATCGGGCGGATTGAGAGGCTCTCGTTCGCATGAGAGTCTGCTGTCGAGTCATGCGGTTATGTCCACGATTG ATCTCTCCTGCACTGGGGCTGTGGGCGTGGCACCCGTCCACCAGTCGGTGCTGGGACGCAGGCATTGCTTTCAGGTGCGCGGCGGACCGCGCGGCGAACGCTACTACTCGTGCGGATCGCGGCAGGAGCGTGACCTGTGGATCTACTCGCTGCGCAAGTCGATAGCCCCGAATGCGGAGCACACGCGGCGCACCGACAACTCCCTGAAGATGTGGGTGTACGAGGCGAAGAATCTGCCCGCCAAGAAGAAGTACTTTTGCGAGCTGCAGCTGGACAAGACCCTGTACGGGCGGACGAGCGTCAAGCTGCAGACGGACCTGTTGTTCTGGGGCGAGCACTTCGACTTCCCGGACATACCGGAGATCAATGTGATCACCGTGAACGTGTTCCGGGAGGTGgacaagaagaagaagcgGGACAAGTACCAGTTCGTGGGCTCCGTGAAGATACCCGTCCATGAGGTGACCTCACGGCTGCCCTGCGAGCACTGGTACCCGATACTCAGCGACAAGGCCGGCGATAGCCTGGGCCGGCACTCGGGCAACGGCAAGGAGGgcaacggcagcagcggcaaggACCGCGAGAAGGAGCAGGTGCCGACGCTGCGTATCAAGTGCCGTTTCCAGAGCACCGACATCCTGCCAATCAATGTGTACGGAAACTTTCTGGCCTATCTGAAGGATAATTATAAGCGCGTCTGCGAGACGCTCGAGCCGGTGATCGGGGTCAAGGCCAAGGAGGACATTGGCCAGGCCTTGGTCCTGCTGATGCACGCCCAGGGGCTGGCCGGGGCCTTTCTCACCGACGTGGTGGCCCTCGATCTGTTGCGCGTGGGGGATCAGCGGCTCACGTTCCGCGGCAATTCGCTGGCCACCAAGAGCATGGAGGCATTCCTGAAGCTAACGGGCGAGCAGTACCTGCAGGACACCCTCTCGGCGCCCATTAACGAGCTGATCCATTCGGAGCGCGACTGCGAAGTGGATCCCACAAAGGCGAGCGGCTCATCAGCGGGGTCCCTGCAGCGCCAGCAGGCGGCGCTGCGTGCCGCCGTGCGCAATGCCTGGCAATGCATCTACGAGTCGCACAAGCATTTCCCCGCCCAGCTGCGCAACTGCTTTGCCACGTTCCGCGAGCGTCTGCAGCAGCTGGGCCGCCAGGATATGGCCGATAACCTGATCTCGGCCAGCATTTTCCTGCGCTTCCTGTGCCCGGCCATACTGTCGCCGTCGCTGTTCAACATCACCAGCGAACTGCCGTCGGCGCGGGCCACCCGCAACCTGACGCTGGTCGCCAAGACCCTCCAGACGCTGGCCAACTTCACCCGCTTCCAGGGCAAGGAGAACTTCATGGAGTTTCTGAACGATTTCCTCGAACAGGAGGCCGATCGCATGCAGCAGTTCCTGGAGATAATCTCCTCGCGACCAGAGCACCCGACCCCCGACTCGATACTGGATTGGGCAGGGTACATCGACCAGGGCAAGCAGCTCTCGATCCTCCACAGTCTGCTCAGCGAGAGTCTGGCCAAGCTGCCGGAGGCCCGACAGCACGAGCTGGATCCCCTGCAGCACATCCTCGACGACATAACCAAAGCCCGAGAGCAGGGAAACCTCGGGATGGCCCTACCAGGCGGATATCTGCCCACATCCACGCACTCGATAGCCACCAGCGAGAACCAGGAGAACCGTCAGCCCGGCACCACGGCCGGCGGCATGGGAATAGGAATGgctgcctcctcctcctcctcgtcggcCGGGGGCGGTCTGGCCGAGCTGCTGCCACAGCAGACACAGCTGGCGCAGCCGCAGCATGCGATTGTGAGCAAACCCCTGTCCGCAGAGCGGGGCATTATGCGGGGTGTCCTGACACCCAATTCCCTGGAGAAGAATATCTTTCGCTATAACGATCCCACAGTCAATGGAATACTCctccaacaacagcaacaacagcagcagcagcaacaacagcagcaacagcagcagcagcagcagcatccgaTGCAGTTGCTCTCCAATTCGCAGAGCTCCATTgctggggtgggggtggggcaGCAGTACGGAGGAGGACTGCAGCATGCCCAATCACAGAGCTCGATGGCCTCATCATCGTTGAAtgggagcagcagcaacctGTTGCATTCGCatacgcagcagcagcagcagcagcacttgCATCATCCCTCGCAGCATATCCACTGCCCGCCCGGACCGCAGACGAGTGCCTCGAGCACAATGGAGCGTATGGATCGCATGGAACGTCTCGGGCAGACCTATCAGTATGTGGTTAATGGCTCTGGGCACATCCACGGCCACGGCCATCAGAATGGCAACGAGTACGAGGGAAGCCACAGTCAGAGTCCCTCATCCACCACCAGATCCAGGACACTGCCGCGCAATGGCAATGGTAGTCCCGGCAATGGCAATGCCAACGCCAATGCCAATccgaataataataatcagaGCGGGGGCAGCTATGATGATATGCATGACAGGGAGTTCCAGATCCAGATCTCAGGGCTCGACACAAGCAGCGCTTTTGTCCGCAAGTCACCCACGCCCATGATGAAGTCCACGAGCGCTGGGGGCCTGGGGGGTGTGTCAGCGGGGGGTGCGGGACGTATGCACCAGCATAAGCTGAATCTGGGGATACCGGATCACTCTGGATCGGGATCGGGCTACccgcgacagcagcagcagcaacaacagcagcagcagcagcttcaaCACCAGTCGAACCTCCATCCCAACTCGAATATGCCCAAGAATCTGGAGGATCTTGACGATCTCCTCAAGTATGCGGAAGAGCATGATGTGGTAGAGCATCACCAGCACCAGCCGCAGCATCCCCAGCAGGGAGGACACCTAAAGCCCAtggctggagcagcagcagcaggaccgGCTCCAGGGAACAGCTCTTCCAACAAGGAGCAACTGTCGGCGAAGAGCAGCCACTGCAGCTCAGGCTATCAGAGCATCTCCACCAATCCCTCGCCCTCGCAGTCCTCCAGCCCCGTGGAGAGTCAACTGAAGGCTGCAATGAATCACCCGCATCACAATGCGCCGCTGGCCTTCAAGAATCCCTCATATCAGCTGCAGAATGGACCTCAGCCCAGAGGAGGAACCACCGCATCCATAGCCACTcctcaacagcagcaacagcagcagcagcaacagtttgGCCAGCGCCTGAAGAAGCCTCTCGGTGCTGGGGTGGTAGCCGCCCGTGCCGCCTTCCTCAACAGCGGCGGGGCCTTGGACCCGGCCACCCTAACGCCCAGCTCCTCAGACGAACAGCTGTCGGCGGAGAACTACTTTAGCTATGCGGCGGCCGCGGCTGCCGGAGCAGGTGCTGGCTCCACCAAAATGGAGGCCCAGCGCTCCctcagcggcggcagcagctcctCGACATCGGCATCGGTCTCCAATCTGGGCGGCAAAGGGTCAGCCGCAGCTTACGGGCGACTCAACGGCGGGGGGCCACTGAAGCGCGAGGATGTTTATGGCAGTGCCGGGGGCGTGAGCATTGGCTATGCCATGTCCACACCCGGACACCATCAGCATCCGCATGCCCATCCGCACCACCAccaacagctgcagcagcaccagcaccagccgcagcagcagttgcaggATCAGATGAAGCAACAGTATCCTGGAAGCACGGCCGGTAGTGTGGGCTCCTCGACATCGGCGACCCAGCGACGTCTCAGCCTCGACTCAGCGCGCACGCTCTCCGACAGCAGCACGGACACAGAGG GACACTGCAGTCAACTGCAGGAGGGGAAGCGACGGCGTCAGTTGCGCAGCagcggcggaggcggaggaggaggggcGAGCACCACCACGGAATCGGGACTGGGAAAGGTCTACGATCAGAACGGCGAGATCCAGTTGCTGCAGCAGAAGCTGGACACGCTGCGGCATACCCTCGACAGGGACGAGGCAGAGCTGCGGGACTCCAGCGATGAGCTGTTTCTGCAACGGGCCGCCGGCAGCAATGGCAGCAACAATCTGAGCCTCCAGTCAGAGTCCACCATGCGCAGCATTATCGATCG ACTCATTACCATGGAGGAGGAGCTGCGTCGAGAGCAGCTAAAGATGTCGCTGGCGCTGTCCCACAAGCAGCGCGTCATCGAGGAACAGGGCCAGCAGATAGCGGCactggatgcggccaatagtCGACTCCTGAGCGCCCTCACCGCCCTGCGACAGCGATACGAGACCCAGCAGCAAGCGCAGCAGCACCAAACGCCACCACCAAAGAACCAGAAGCCACAGTGA